Proteins from one Microcaecilia unicolor chromosome 2, aMicUni1.1, whole genome shotgun sequence genomic window:
- the LOC115461722 gene encoding oocyte zinc finger protein XlCOF6-like, with protein sequence MHKTNPSGYCEKPFQCSECDKCYASKANLETHHMTHTGENPFQCSECEKWFSTRTWLKNHIRIHTGEKPFQCSECDKSFTCKSHLKRHGTTHTGEKPFQCSECEKWFSTRTWLKNHIRIHTGEKPFQCSECDKSFTCKSHLKHHERTHTGEKPFQCSECDKSFTCKSHLKHHERTHTGEKPFQCSECDKSFTSKSSLKQHGRTHTRENPFQCSECEKWFSTRTGLKNHIRIHTGEKLFQCSECDKSFTFKSHLKQHGTTHTGEKPFQCSECEKWFSTKAELKLHERTHTGEKPFQCSECDKSFTCTSNLKRHGRTHTGEKPFQCSECEKRFSTKAELKLHEITHTGEKPFQCLDCEKWFSTKGKVKRHERTHTGEKPFQCSDCEKWFSTKAELKLHERIHTGEKLFQCSECDKSFSRKGNLKQHGRTHTREKPFQCSECEKWFSTKTELKLHERTHTGEKLFQCSECDKSFICKSHLKQHGRTHTGEKPFQCSECEKWFSTRSGLNNHKMIHTGEKPFQCSDCEKWFSTKGKVKRHERTHTGEKPFQCSDCEKWFSTKAELKLHERTHTGEKPFQCSECEKWFRTKGEVKLHQRTHTREKPFQCSECDKSFTCTSNLKQHGRTHTGEKPFQCSECDKWFGTKVNLECHKTIHTGEKPYVFLM encoded by the coding sequence ATGCATAAAACTAACCCATCTGGATACTGtgaaaaaccatttcaatgttctgaatgtgataaatgttacgCAAGCAAGGCGAACTTGGAAACCCACCAtatgactcatacaggagagaacccatttcaatgttcagaatgtgagaaatggttctcaaccaggaCTTGGCTGAAAAACCACataaggattcatacaggagagaaaccgtttcaatgttcagaatgtgataaatcctttacctGTAAAAGTCATCTGAAACGGCATGGaacaactcatacaggagagaaaccgtttcaatgttcagaatgtgagaaatggttctcaaccaggaCTTGGCTGAAAAACCACataaggattcatacaggagagaaaccgtttcaatgttcagaatgtgataaatcctttacctgtaaaagtcatctgaaacaccatgaaagaactcatacaggagagaaaccgtttcaatgttcagaatgtgataaatcctttacctgtaaaagtcatctgaaacaccatgaaagaactcatacaggagagaaaccgtttcaatgttcagaatgtgataaatcctttaccAGTAAAAGTAGTCtgaaacagcatggaagaactcatACAAGAGAGAACCCATTTCAATgctcagaatgtgagaaatggttctcaaccaggaCTGGGCTGAAAAACCACataaggattcatacaggagagaaactgtttcaatgttcagaatgtgataaatcctttacctttaaaagtcatctgaaacagcatggaacaactcatacaggagagaaaccatttcaatgttcagaatgtgagaaatggttctcaaccaaggctgagctaaaacttcatgaaagaactcatacaggagagaaaccgtttcaatgttcagaatgtgataaatcctttacctGTACAAGTAATCTGAAACGGCatggaagaactcatacaggagagaaaccatttcaatgttcagaatgtgagaaacgGTTCTCAACCAAGGCTGAGCTAAAACTTCATGAAATaactcatacaggagaaaaaccatttcagTGTTTAGattgtgagaaatggttctcaaccaaggGTAAGGTAAAAcgtcatgaaagaactcatacaggagagaaaccatttcaatgttcagattgtgagaaatggttctcaaccaaggCTGAGCTAAAACTTCATGAAAGAATTCATACAGGGGAGAAActgtttcaatgttcagaatgtgataaatccttttCCCGTAAAGGTAACCtgaaacagcatggaagaactcatacaagagagaaaccatttcaatgttcagaatgtgagaaatggttctcaaccaagactgagctaaaacttcatgaaagaactcatacaggagagaaactgtttcagtgttcagaatgtgataaatcctttatctgtaaaagtcatctgaaacagcatggaagaactcatacaggagagaaaccatttcaatgttcagaatgtgagaaatggttctcaaccaggTCTGGGCTGAACAATCACAAaatgattcatacaggagagaaaccatttcagtgttcagattgtgagaaatggttctcaaccaaggGTAAGGTAAAAcgtcatgaaagaactcatacaggagagaaaccatttcaatgttcagattgtgagaaatggttctcaaccaaggctgagctaaaacttcatgaaagaactcatacaggagaaaaaccatttcaatgttcagaatgtgagaagtgGTTCAGAACCAAGGGTGAGGTCAAACTTCATCAAAGAACTCATacaagagagaaaccatttcaatgttcagaatgtgataaatcctttacctGTACAAGTAATCtgaaacagcatggaagaactcatacaggagagaaaccatttcaatgttcagaatgtgataaatggttcGGAACCAAGGTAAACCTGGAATGCCACAAAacgattcatacaggagagaaaccatacgTGTTcctaatgtga